From Marivirga harenae, one genomic window encodes:
- a CDS encoding carboxypeptidase-like regulatory domain-containing protein, translating into MKNLLYSICLFFFFSSASAQIRISGKIEADGESLPGAHIWKKTNYTINDVADINGFFNLIGLEDGDTIVCSFIGYKEKWFVVKKSDDSLLINMEQYSQQLQSVEVRASVLGAENFAFEKLNPIDIYINPNSKADALVAINTQMSSTIKDENAAVAFRGASPQQTGYFLNGVPVKNPVKYAQLTNTGTLSIFNTDFLKSATVFPGNPPVEYGQATSGTVVLELADRFPEYWQHTASLSMANLGYSSRGAIGEQSFLGVFCNYQFDEVLKGVNSVNFKDINSFNAVEGGALFTTHQPWGSIKIYQYAIIDNYNFNFKHPSYQDGFLQYAERSLTTVQWVQDFGSWQSSLIAGNSMSKNEFQFGNMDYLVKNSDPYTSVNLTYSKKGDVLKTGYAYWRQNSVFSGDVPTFAYALAPIHPILTISSNKQLESHEYYFYGRKKWGDHAFGSGMRTAYIPNSSEQLWSYQFNYLWDINKRLNLIGAHGKYYQSRIDTNPQILEQVQSSIDLDFSDKHWAIHQSFFRIHGDSAVSGSESRLSFFVKKKFQLDQSASFYHLDSSWDWFARTFLKYNPFPQWTFNASFQIFKGNTYRLVNSADYFSDLEVYVPQTRTSPIFFDPYMNFTLGVSRLFQFSQKFNGLFFINVANVFDFKNENSISYNYDYSNYQSNYLTRRSIYAGIIFNFVND; encoded by the coding sequence ATGAAGAATTTGCTGTATTCAATTTGCTTATTTTTTTTCTTTTCAAGTGCTTCTGCACAAATTAGAATATCAGGTAAGATAGAAGCAGATGGTGAGTCACTTCCTGGAGCACATATTTGGAAAAAGACTAATTACACCATCAATGATGTAGCAGATATTAATGGTTTTTTCAATCTGATAGGCCTCGAGGACGGGGATACTATAGTCTGTAGCTTTATTGGATATAAGGAAAAGTGGTTCGTTGTGAAAAAATCAGATGATAGCCTACTGATCAATATGGAGCAGTATTCTCAACAATTGCAAAGTGTTGAGGTAAGAGCCAGTGTATTAGGAGCGGAAAATTTCGCTTTTGAAAAACTTAATCCTATTGATATATATATAAATCCAAATTCTAAAGCGGACGCTTTAGTAGCTATAAACACACAAATGTCGTCAACCATCAAAGACGAAAATGCAGCAGTTGCTTTTAGAGGTGCATCTCCGCAGCAAACTGGGTATTTTTTGAATGGTGTTCCTGTAAAGAATCCTGTGAAATATGCACAACTAACGAATACCGGGACCCTAAGTATTTTCAATACTGATTTTCTAAAAAGTGCTACCGTTTTTCCTGGAAACCCACCTGTGGAGTACGGACAAGCGACTTCAGGTACTGTAGTTTTGGAACTAGCTGATCGCTTTCCTGAATATTGGCAACATACAGCTAGTCTTTCAATGGCCAACCTTGGGTACTCTAGTCGAGGAGCAATTGGTGAGCAATCTTTTTTAGGTGTTTTTTGCAACTACCAATTTGATGAAGTTCTGAAAGGAGTGAATTCAGTGAATTTTAAAGACATTAATAGTTTTAACGCTGTAGAGGGAGGTGCTCTTTTCACTACTCATCAACCTTGGGGATCGATCAAAATATACCAGTATGCAATAATTGATAACTATAATTTTAATTTCAAACATCCTAGCTATCAGGATGGATTTTTACAATACGCTGAGAGGAGCTTAACCACTGTTCAATGGGTGCAGGATTTTGGTTCCTGGCAAAGCTCTTTGATAGCAGGAAATTCTATGAGCAAAAATGAATTCCAGTTTGGGAATATGGATTACCTTGTAAAAAATTCTGACCCTTACACGTCTGTAAACCTAACCTATTCTAAAAAAGGTGATGTGTTGAAAACGGGCTATGCCTATTGGCGGCAGAATAGTGTATTTAGTGGAGATGTGCCCACTTTTGCTTATGCACTAGCACCAATTCATCCTATACTTACAATCAGTTCGAACAAACAACTCGAAAGTCATGAGTATTACTTTTATGGAAGAAAAAAATGGGGGGATCATGCTTTTGGCAGTGGAATGCGAACTGCCTATATACCTAATAGTAGTGAGCAATTATGGAGCTATCAGTTTAACTACTTATGGGATATTAATAAACGGTTGAATTTGATAGGAGCTCATGGGAAGTATTATCAATCGAGAATAGATACGAATCCGCAAATATTAGAACAAGTTCAGTCCAGTATAGACTTAGATTTTAGCGATAAGCACTGGGCTATTCATCAAAGCTTTTTTCGAATTCATGGAGATAGTGCAGTTTCGGGGAGTGAGAGTCGATTGAGCTTTTTTGTAAAAAAGAAGTTTCAGTTGGATCAATCCGCCTCATTTTATCATCTAGATAGCTCTTGGGATTGGTTTGCTCGCACGTTTTTGAAATATAATCCATTTCCTCAATGGACCTTTAATGCCTCATTTCAGATCTTTAAAGGAAACACCTACCGATTAGTAAACAGTGCTGATTATTTTTCAGACCTTGAAGTATATGTACCACAAACGAGAACATCACCAATTTTCTTTGATCCGTATATGAATTTTACACTGGGAGTGAGCAGGTTATTCCAATTCTCTCAAAAATTTAACGGTCTTTTTTTTATTAATGTCGCTAACGTATTTGACTTCAAAAATGAAAATTCGATAAGCTATAATTATGATTACAGCAATTATCAGTCTAACTACTTAACCAGAAGGAGTATTTATGCGGGGATAATATTCAATTTTGTGAATGATTAA
- a CDS encoding 2TM domain-containing protein: MENRDEELWKLAEARVGFKRHLSTYLSVNVLVWLLWYFTGSYGANYGDFFLPWPAWMTFGWGIGITLHFLGVYVNNSYYSVDREYEKLKNKK, encoded by the coding sequence ATGGAAAATAGAGACGAAGAATTATGGAAATTAGCTGAGGCCAGAGTTGGTTTTAAACGTCATTTATCAACTTACCTTTCAGTAAATGTATTAGTGTGGTTGTTGTGGTATTTTACTGGCAGTTATGGTGCTAATTATGGTGACTTTTTTCTTCCATGGCCTGCTTGGATGACTTTTGGTTGGGGAATAGGAATTACATTACATTTTCTTGGCGTGTATGTAAATAATTCATATTACTCTGTTGATCGGGAGTATGAAAAATTAAAAAATAAAAAATAG
- a CDS encoding ATP-binding protein: MILLLNLLLLNFNLIFEQEVKNYHDFIEKGDSCFAAENYQCAIQFYSSFDADSVKFDSEEERLKYHLSFSDALYITGEYPVALKNFELLKSIALENQDQFYQGKAQIGIAHSLWRMTDNVRSIEEILEGIQIFEKLQDTSHLIAASNILAGIFVSIKKYDDARATYEKMLEYAIQSNDSIYIASNFEYLGIVDCFQGKYRDAITNYEKSLAINEKGDNTFRLSITLGNLAEPKMELGQYQEALQLLYRAVKIQEKHQYKSVLIYTYYTLGQIHTLTQSYDSGLYYYNKSLLMMEETSETREKEKVYKLTAENYAAQGSYKKAYKYHQLHSAEKDSLIVSERTRQLEEINARYEVERKNRENEDLISQNTKKQKELTAQKDLIQLQYTIGILIIIFLVISLFLAIRLYKASQTLITANNSKDKLFGIIAHDLKGPIGNIGAMINLLQIETDENRKSKYFKYLTQSIQNISVLTNQLLSWTFSKKGDFVFNIKQIAVRTIFERTIEVFDYQLAEKDIKVVNEIDEDFAVLADENALLTIFRNLISNAIKFTRKGGEIDLEANKAGNFIEIRISDSGVGMSQTAIQKVLEGKHVVSSTGTANEHGSGLGFSIVIEFVKKMNGKIDIHSDGKSGTSVILKLRKA; this comes from the coding sequence GTGATTTTATTATTAAACCTACTCCTACTAAATTTTAATCTAATTTTTGAGCAAGAGGTCAAAAATTACCATGACTTCATTGAAAAAGGTGATTCATGTTTTGCGGCCGAAAATTATCAGTGTGCAATTCAGTTTTATTCTAGCTTTGATGCTGATTCAGTAAAGTTTGATTCTGAGGAAGAAAGATTAAAGTATCATTTAAGTTTTTCAGATGCATTATACATTACAGGGGAATATCCGGTCGCATTGAAGAATTTCGAGCTTTTGAAATCAATAGCTCTTGAAAACCAAGATCAGTTCTATCAAGGTAAGGCACAGATCGGGATTGCACACTCTCTATGGCGAATGACAGATAATGTAAGATCAATTGAAGAAATATTAGAAGGCATTCAGATTTTTGAAAAGCTACAGGATACATCACATTTAATTGCAGCATCTAATATTTTAGCTGGTATTTTTGTGAGTATTAAAAAATATGATGACGCTCGAGCCACGTATGAGAAAATGTTAGAATATGCGATTCAATCAAATGATTCCATATACATTGCATCGAATTTTGAGTATTTGGGAATAGTAGATTGCTTTCAGGGTAAATACAGGGATGCAATTACTAATTATGAAAAGTCATTAGCGATTAATGAAAAGGGAGATAATACATTCAGATTATCAATTACTCTTGGGAATCTTGCCGAACCTAAAATGGAACTCGGACAATATCAAGAAGCGTTACAACTCCTCTACAGGGCAGTGAAGATCCAGGAAAAACATCAATATAAATCTGTATTGATTTACACTTATTATACTTTAGGTCAAATTCATACCCTTACGCAATCTTATGATAGTGGGCTGTATTATTATAATAAATCTTTGTTGATGATGGAGGAAACCTCAGAGACGCGTGAAAAAGAAAAGGTCTATAAATTAACAGCTGAAAATTATGCGGCTCAGGGATCTTATAAGAAGGCATATAAATATCATCAATTACATAGTGCCGAAAAGGATTCATTGATTGTGTCAGAGAGAACACGTCAATTAGAAGAAATAAATGCACGCTATGAAGTGGAAAGGAAAAATAGGGAAAATGAGGACTTGATATCTCAAAATACTAAGAAACAAAAAGAACTTACGGCTCAGAAAGACTTAATTCAATTACAGTACACTATCGGTATCTTGATCATTATTTTTCTTGTCATATCCTTGTTTTTGGCTATTCGATTATATAAGGCAAGTCAAACCCTTATCACTGCAAATAATAGTAAAGATAAATTATTTGGAATAATTGCTCATGATTTAAAAGGTCCAATTGGAAATATTGGAGCTATGATAAACCTACTGCAAATTGAAACTGACGAAAATAGAAAATCTAAGTATTTTAAGTATTTAACTCAGTCGATACAAAATATTTCAGTGCTTACTAATCAGTTATTGTCATGGACCTTTAGTAAGAAAGGTGATTTTGTTTTTAATATTAAACAAATTGCAGTACGAACTATTTTTGAAAGAACAATTGAGGTTTTTGATTATCAATTAGCAGAGAAAGATATAAAAGTTGTAAATGAAATTGATGAAGATTTCGCTGTGCTGGCAGATGAAAATGCTTTGTTGACCATATTTAGAAATCTAATTTCTAATGCAATTAAATTTACAAGGAAAGGCGGGGAGATTGATTTAGAAGCCAATAAGGCAGGTAATTTTATTGAAATCAGAATTTCTGATAGTGGAGTAGGAATGAGTCAAACTGCAATTCAAAAAGTATTAGAAGGGAAACATGTAGTAAGTAGTACAGGAACTGCAAATGAGCATGGAAGTGGACTAGGCTTTTCGATTGTAATTGAGTTTGTTAAAAAAATGAATGGTAAAATTGATATTCATAGTGACGGGAAGTCAGGTACTTCGGTTATTTTGAAATTAAGGAAGGCATAA
- a CDS encoding OprD family outer membrane porin gives MKTYSYIIFLLLLPYAITAQNHDQQFESIDSVKHGSFNPNEAHSFHEWFKKGHVSGLFRSNTIQTYRPASQNFSGASGLGGRIYYHSAYWHGLQMGIGGIYTYNVLSTDLSGSDQNPYAPRWERQLFDLEDPKNKHDLDRLEELFIKYRYKDSYVKLGKMLLNTPLVNPQDSRMKPSAFQGIWLDWNEGHRFEINGGFFNKVSPRSTTEWIKINESINLYEHLLNPDSSHHDLNTKGIAIAGGHYIPTEKLSFHSWQYLIENISFITFNQIEYQESKIKLGLQYYYQTAINENHYVEKHHKTHKISGQIKWMEDKWQLSYNQTTNISDYAMKFPSEWGAEPFYTFISRHRIIGLEEVNSRAIKLDVQPFNNWKSLNLGLYAVHSLFEQSKVKNSMTQLSLDIQTHFKGNWKALKLRFLNTYFITDGFEEDSFLFESILHTQFMVNYQF, from the coding sequence ATGAAAACATATTCATATATAATATTCTTATTGCTGTTGCCTTATGCTATAACAGCTCAAAACCACGATCAACAATTCGAATCCATAGACTCTGTCAAGCATGGTTCATTCAACCCCAATGAAGCCCACAGTTTTCATGAATGGTTTAAGAAAGGACATGTAAGCGGTTTATTTCGCTCCAATACTATTCAAACCTACAGACCAGCTAGCCAAAATTTCAGTGGTGCTTCTGGTTTAGGTGGAAGAATCTATTACCACAGTGCCTATTGGCATGGACTCCAAATGGGAATTGGTGGAATCTATACTTACAATGTTTTATCCACTGATTTAAGTGGTTCAGATCAAAACCCATATGCACCAAGATGGGAAAGGCAATTATTTGATTTAGAAGATCCAAAAAACAAACATGATTTGGATCGACTGGAGGAGCTTTTCATCAAATATCGCTATAAAGACTCTTATGTTAAACTAGGAAAGATGCTTTTGAATACACCCTTAGTTAACCCTCAAGATTCCAGGATGAAGCCTTCGGCATTTCAAGGAATCTGGTTGGACTGGAATGAAGGCCACCGATTTGAGATCAATGGAGGTTTCTTCAATAAAGTTTCACCCAGATCTACTACCGAATGGATTAAAATTAATGAAAGTATAAACCTTTATGAGCACTTGCTAAACCCAGATTCAAGTCATCACGACTTAAATACGAAGGGAATAGCCATTGCAGGTGGTCATTATATTCCAACTGAAAAACTCAGTTTCCATTCCTGGCAATATCTCATTGAAAACATTAGCTTTATAACATTTAATCAAATAGAGTATCAAGAAAGCAAAATCAAGCTTGGACTTCAGTACTATTATCAAACCGCCATTAATGAAAATCACTATGTAGAAAAGCATCACAAAACTCACAAAATATCTGGTCAGATCAAATGGATGGAGGATAAATGGCAATTGTCCTACAATCAGACTACTAATATATCTGACTACGCAATGAAATTTCCGTCAGAATGGGGAGCAGAGCCTTTTTATACATTTATTAGCCGACACAGGATTATTGGTCTGGAGGAAGTTAATAGTCGAGCGATAAAATTAGATGTTCAGCCTTTTAATAACTGGAAATCACTGAATCTCGGACTCTATGCTGTGCATAGTTTATTCGAGCAGTCTAAGGTTAAAAATTCAATGACACAATTAAGTTTAGATATTCAAACCCATTTCAAAGGTAATTGGAAAGCACTAAAGTTGAGATTTCTGAATACCTATTTTATTACAGACGGCTTTGAAGAAGATTCCTTTTTATTTGAGTCAATTCTTCATACTCAATTCATGGTAAATTATCAATTTTGA
- a CDS encoding MBL fold metallo-hydrolase, which produces MKIEQIYTGCLAQGAYYIESNGEAAIIDPLRESAPYIEKADKDGAKIKYIFETHFHADFVSGHVDLANKTGATIVYGPGAKTDFDMHEATDGELFQIGDIKIKVLHTPGHTLESSTFLLIDKEGKEKAIFSGDTLFIGDVGRPDLAQKAGKITQDDLAGMLFDSLRNKIMTLPDDVVVYPAHGAGSACGKNMSKETTDLLGNQKQTNYALRADMTKQEFIAEVTDGLLPPPQYFAQNVAMNKAADTSGLDKILEKGNVGLDVETFEAMANHEGALVLDTRHQNEFVKEHIPNSIFIGIDGSFAPWVGALIPDLQQPIVFIAEEGREEEIVTRLSRVGYDNTLGYLKGGVNAWRSAGKDTDSVKSIPATEFASELKSSDLTVLDVRKPSEFQSEHVEDAQNFPLDYINDNFDELDKDQTYHVHCAGGYRSVIAASIMKSRGVHNLVDIAGGFKAISETDIPKTDYVCPTTLK; this is translated from the coding sequence ATGAAAATAGAACAAATTTATACAGGATGTTTGGCACAGGGCGCCTATTATATTGAGAGCAATGGTGAGGCTGCTATAATTGATCCATTAAGGGAATCTGCTCCCTATATCGAAAAAGCAGATAAAGATGGCGCTAAAATTAAGTATATTTTCGAAACTCACTTCCATGCTGATTTTGTTTCAGGACATGTGGATTTAGCCAATAAAACTGGGGCAACAATTGTTTATGGTCCTGGAGCTAAAACTGACTTCGATATGCATGAGGCGACAGATGGAGAGCTCTTCCAGATAGGTGACATAAAAATAAAGGTTTTACATACTCCTGGTCATACATTAGAAAGTTCTACCTTCCTATTAATTGACAAAGAAGGAAAAGAAAAAGCCATTTTCAGTGGTGATACTTTGTTTATAGGAGATGTAGGAAGACCGGACTTAGCACAAAAAGCGGGTAAAATTACTCAAGATGACCTAGCAGGAATGCTGTTCGACAGCTTAAGAAATAAGATTATGACATTGCCAGATGACGTAGTTGTATATCCTGCGCATGGAGCGGGTTCTGCCTGTGGTAAAAACATGAGTAAGGAGACTACGGATCTGTTAGGTAATCAAAAGCAAACGAATTATGCCTTAAGAGCAGATATGACTAAACAGGAGTTTATTGCCGAAGTAACTGACGGATTATTACCTCCACCACAGTACTTTGCTCAAAACGTGGCCATGAACAAAGCAGCTGATACTTCTGGTTTGGATAAGATCTTAGAAAAAGGAAATGTGGGATTGGATGTTGAAACATTTGAAGCAATGGCGAATCATGAAGGTGCTTTAGTGTTGGATACTCGTCATCAAAATGAATTTGTAAAAGAACATATACCCAATTCCATTTTCATTGGTATTGACGGAAGTTTTGCCCCTTGGGTTGGTGCTTTAATCCCTGATTTGCAGCAACCTATTGTATTCATTGCAGAAGAAGGTCGAGAAGAAGAAATAGTGACCCGTCTATCAAGAGTGGGGTACGATAATACATTAGGATATCTAAAGGGTGGAGTAAATGCTTGGAGATCAGCAGGAAAAGATACTGATAGTGTTAAATCTATTCCTGCTACAGAATTTGCATCAGAATTAAAATCATCAGATTTGACAGTTCTAGATGTTAGAAAACCGTCTGAATTTCAATCTGAACACGTGGAGGATGCACAAAATTTTCCTTTAGATTATATCAATGATAACTTCGATGAGTTAGATAAAGATCAAACTTATCATGTGCATTGTGCAGGTGGATATCGTTCAGTGATTGCTGCATCTATCATGAAATCAAGAGGTGTTCATAATTTAGTAGATATTGCTGGTGGTTTTAAAGCTATTAGCGAAACAGATATTCCTAAAACAGATTATGTTTGTCCCACTACTTTGAAGTAA
- a CDS encoding Crp/Fnr family transcriptional regulator: MNDKIKEVLERTPFEPELKDEILKSGRLKKAKTGQTVITPDDEAQEMPLVMSGLLRVMRNDDNGNEVFLYYLEGGETCAMSITCCLEGKRSSFHVVAEEDSELWMMPVSNLDNWITKYRSFRRFVFNSYQTRFDELLQTIDSMVFMKLDERLYNYLLDKKIASGSFEIKKTHQQIANELNTSRVVVSRLLKKLEKEDKIEQRRNYIEIL, from the coding sequence ATGAATGATAAAATAAAAGAAGTATTAGAAAGAACGCCATTCGAACCAGAGTTAAAGGATGAAATCTTAAAATCCGGTCGATTGAAGAAAGCTAAGACAGGTCAAACCGTCATCACGCCAGATGATGAAGCACAGGAAATGCCTTTAGTGATGTCGGGTTTACTAAGAGTAATGCGAAACGATGACAATGGCAATGAAGTCTTTTTATACTATTTAGAGGGAGGGGAAACATGCGCCATGTCCATCACTTGTTGCTTAGAAGGAAAAAGAAGTTCATTCCACGTAGTGGCCGAAGAAGATTCCGAACTATGGATGATGCCGGTTTCCAATTTGGACAATTGGATAACAAAATATCGGAGCTTTAGACGGTTCGTCTTCAATTCTTACCAAACAAGGTTTGATGAATTACTACAGACGATCGACAGTATGGTTTTCATGAAATTAGATGAAAGACTTTACAATTATCTTTTAGATAAGAAAATTGCAAGCGGATCATTTGAAATTAAGAAAACTCATCAGCAAATTGCAAATGAATTGAACACCTCCCGAGTTGTAGTTTCTAGACTATTAAAGAAGTTGGAAAAGGAAGATAAGATTGAGCAAAGAAGAAATTATATTGAAATACTTTAA
- a CDS encoding ArsR/SmtB family transcription factor → MKVMEVQKSDEKLAKMAKILKAVANHNRLRIVQLLLKTGEMTVNEICEELENCEQSLLSHHLAALKEAGVLSSRREGRKIYYSSAKKEIENLMNCIENCCK, encoded by the coding sequence ATGAAAGTCATGGAAGTTCAAAAGTCTGATGAAAAATTAGCCAAAATGGCTAAAATATTGAAAGCTGTAGCCAATCACAATAGATTGAGGATTGTACAGCTACTATTAAAAACAGGAGAAATGACAGTGAATGAAATTTGTGAAGAGCTGGAGAACTGTGAACAGTCATTGTTATCACATCATTTGGCCGCTTTAAAAGAGGCTGGAGTTTTGAGTTCAAGAAGAGAAGGGAGAAAAATTTACTACTCTTCTGCCAAAAAAGAGATTGAGAATTTAATGAATTGTATTGAAAACTGTTGTAAATAA
- a CDS encoding heavy metal translocating P-type ATPase, with product MTEKAEAQIIKKTFPITGMSCAACASSVGSTLKSTKGVQDADVNFATHTAWATFNPDEVSLADLKSALQGVGYDAIMEEDNVAEKQEEAQIAQFLEVKRSLIGSAILSIPVFIFGMFFMSWEIGQYISLPLSAVVLFYFGGHFFKGAWKQAQHGKANMDTLVALSTGIAFALSIFNTFYPEFWLQRGLEAHVYYEAAVVIITFISLGKYLEEKAKTNTSSALKKLIGLQPKTLIVLINGSEEEIPIGSVKVGYEILVKPGDKIPVDGTVESGDSYVNESMITGEPVPAQKLAGAKVFAGTINQKGSFTFKAEKVGGDTLLASIIERVKEAQGSKAPVQKLVDKIAGIFVPTVIGIAILTFVLWQIFGGENSLTQGMLSAITVLVIACPCALGLATPTAIMVGVGKGAENNMLIRDAESLEKAYQTNAIILDKTGTITEGQPSVVNEKWFSEETSLKSILFHIESKSEHPLAEAVLKQLKSAELSKISIQSFESISGRGVKAKYDDQNYFVGNFAWMQEQNLKTSDEVLITADEWESKGQTVIYFADEKQILAIIGIADKIKENAKLSIEQLQNRGMEVYMLTGDAEKTAQAVANVVGIKNVKAHLMPSDKSDFVKELQAKGKVVAMVGDGINDSEALAQADVSIAMGKGSDIAIDVAKMTLIGSDLENLPKAFHLSQLTIRGIKQNLFWAFIYNIIGIPLAAGLLYPFTGFLLNPMIAGAAMAFSSVSVVLNSLRLKGMKL from the coding sequence ATGACAGAAAAAGCTGAAGCCCAAATAATCAAAAAAACATTTCCAATAACTGGCATGAGCTGTGCGGCCTGTGCTTCCAGTGTGGGGTCTACACTTAAAAGTACTAAAGGTGTTCAAGATGCAGATGTGAATTTTGCAACTCATACAGCTTGGGCTACTTTCAATCCTGATGAAGTTTCATTGGCAGATTTAAAATCTGCACTGCAAGGAGTAGGCTATGATGCCATTATGGAGGAAGACAATGTAGCCGAAAAGCAGGAAGAAGCTCAAATAGCTCAATTTCTGGAAGTCAAAAGAAGCCTAATAGGATCCGCAATTCTCTCAATTCCGGTTTTTATTTTTGGTATGTTTTTCATGAGCTGGGAAATAGGCCAATATATTTCTTTACCATTATCAGCAGTAGTTCTTTTTTATTTTGGGGGTCATTTTTTCAAAGGTGCGTGGAAGCAAGCCCAACATGGCAAAGCTAATATGGATACTTTGGTGGCACTTAGTACTGGAATTGCATTTGCACTGAGTATTTTCAATACGTTTTATCCTGAATTTTGGCTTCAAAGGGGATTAGAGGCACATGTTTACTATGAAGCAGCTGTTGTCATCATTACTTTTATTTCTTTAGGAAAATATTTAGAAGAAAAAGCAAAGACTAATACTTCTTCGGCTTTGAAGAAACTGATTGGGCTGCAGCCGAAAACACTTATTGTTTTGATTAATGGAAGTGAGGAGGAAATACCCATCGGATCTGTAAAAGTAGGCTATGAAATTTTGGTAAAGCCTGGTGATAAAATTCCTGTTGACGGTACAGTTGAGAGTGGTGATTCTTATGTGAATGAAAGCATGATTACAGGTGAACCGGTTCCTGCGCAAAAATTAGCTGGAGCAAAGGTTTTTGCGGGTACAATTAATCAAAAAGGAAGCTTTACTTTCAAAGCTGAGAAAGTTGGAGGAGATACTTTATTGGCTTCTATCATTGAAAGAGTAAAAGAAGCCCAAGGAAGTAAAGCCCCAGTTCAGAAATTGGTTGATAAAATTGCTGGTATTTTTGTACCTACTGTAATCGGAATAGCTATTCTAACCTTTGTTTTGTGGCAAATCTTTGGTGGAGAAAATTCCTTGACTCAAGGAATGCTATCTGCAATTACGGTGCTTGTAATTGCTTGTCCATGTGCGCTTGGCTTAGCAACTCCAACGGCTATTATGGTTGGTGTTGGAAAAGGAGCGGAAAATAATATGTTGATTCGAGATGCTGAGAGTTTGGAAAAAGCCTATCAGACAAATGCGATTATTTTGGATAAAACAGGAACGATTACAGAAGGCCAGCCTTCGGTGGTAAATGAAAAGTGGTTTTCTGAAGAAACTTCTTTGAAATCAATTTTATTTCATATTGAATCTAAAAGCGAGCACCCCTTGGCTGAGGCGGTTTTAAAACAATTAAAATCTGCTGAACTTTCAAAAATAAGTATTCAATCCTTTGAAAGTATTTCAGGTAGAGGCGTAAAAGCAAAATACGATGATCAAAATTATTTTGTAGGAAATTTTGCATGGATGCAAGAGCAAAACTTAAAAACCAGCGATGAAGTTTTGATTACTGCTGATGAATGGGAATCGAAAGGTCAAACCGTCATTTATTTTGCTGATGAAAAGCAAATATTGGCCATTATAGGTATAGCCGATAAAATCAAAGAAAATGCAAAATTAAGTATTGAGCAATTGCAAAATAGAGGCATGGAAGTTTATATGCTCACCGGGGATGCCGAAAAAACTGCACAAGCTGTAGCTAATGTTGTTGGAATAAAAAACGTAAAAGCCCACTTAATGCCTTCCGATAAATCTGACTTTGTAAAGGAATTGCAGGCTAAGGGAAAAGTAGTAGCCATGGTGGGTGATGGTATAAATGATTCTGAAGCTCTAGCTCAAGCAGATGTGAGTATCGCCATGGGCAAAGGTTCGGATATAGCCATTGACGTGGCTAAAATGACTTTAATAGGTTCGGATTTAGAAAATTTACCTAAAGCATTTCATCTATCTCAATTAACAATAAGAGGGATCAAGCAAAATTTATTTTGGGCTTTCATCTACAATATTATTGGAATTCCACTGGCTGCTGGTTTGTTATATCCATTCACCGGTTTCTTATTAAATCCAATGATCGCAGGGGCGGCCATGGCATTCAGTTCGGTCTCTGTAGTGTTGAATAGTTTGAGATTGAAAGGTATGAAACTTTAA
- a CDS encoding DUF2905 domain-containing protein, giving the protein MNNSLGKYLIIIGALIILAGIMIYFFQDKLQWIGKLPGDIRIERENFSLYFPITTMLLASLVVSLLIRLFRNLF; this is encoded by the coding sequence ATGAATAACTCATTAGGGAAATATCTAATAATAATTGGTGCTTTGATAATTTTAGCTGGAATTATGATTTATTTCTTTCAGGACAAGCTTCAATGGATTGGAAAATTGCCTGGTGATATAAGAATAGAAAGAGAAAATTTCAGCCTTTACTTTCCTATAACCACCATGCTATTGGCCAGTTTGGTGGTCTCTCTTTTAATCCGATTATTTAGAAATTTATTCTAA